The following coding sequences lie in one Megalodesulfovibrio gigas DSM 1382 = ATCC 19364 genomic window:
- the rplJ gene encoding 50S ribosomal protein L10, producing the protein MDRNAKAAIIDALRVKAGKAQIMVVTDFKGLKVEEMTDLRVKLRAQQIDLQVVKNTLARIAFTESAFKPLGDVLKENCAVVIGYDDPVLTAKVITDYAKSNKKFTIRYANLQGKQISDEGLKDLSKLPSRPELLAQALGTMRAVPQNFVSLLANVPRSFLNVLTAIKDEKEKAAA; encoded by the coding sequence ATGGATAGAAACGCAAAAGCCGCCATCATCGACGCCTTGCGCGTCAAGGCAGGCAAGGCGCAGATCATGGTGGTCACGGACTTCAAGGGCCTCAAGGTAGAGGAAATGACCGACCTCAGGGTGAAGCTCAGAGCGCAGCAGATTGATCTGCAAGTCGTCAAGAACACCCTGGCGCGGATCGCCTTTACCGAAAGCGCATTTAAACCCTTGGGCGATGTGCTCAAGGAGAACTGCGCTGTGGTCATTGGATATGACGATCCGGTGCTGACCGCCAAGGTCATCACCGATTACGCCAAATCCAACAAGAAGTTCACCATCCGCTACGCCAACCTGCAGGGCAAGCAGATCAGCGACGAAGGTCTCAAAGACCTCTCCAAGCTGCCGAGCCGGCCCGAGTTGTTGGCCCAGGCCCTGGGGACCATGCGCGCCGTGCCCCAGAACTTTGTGAGCCTGCTGGCCAATGTGCCTCGGTCGTTCTTGAACGTGCTGACCGCCATCAAAGACGAGAAGGAAAAGGCAGCCGCCTAG